Proteins encoded by one window of Martelella endophytica:
- the surE gene encoding 5'/3'-nucleotidase SurE: protein MRILLTNDDGIHGPGLEMLQSLAAQLSGDVWTVAPETDQSGLAHSLTLSEPLRLRQYGEKQYALRGTPTDCVIMAVREVLPGPPDLILSGINSGANMADDVTYSGTIAAAIEGTLQGVRSIALSQEGIYENGRSFPWEVGERHAVALLKKLMTLELPKGTFLNVNFPACAPEAVKGTRVTTQGKLESGLTVEKRADGRGLPYYWLGFRERLADFDADSDLEAVHDNYISVTPLKLDLTDYAVRDRITKALGKS from the coding sequence ATGCGTATCCTGTTGACCAATGACGACGGCATTCATGGCCCCGGCCTTGAAATGCTGCAGAGCCTTGCTGCGCAACTTTCCGGCGACGTCTGGACGGTGGCGCCGGAGACTGACCAGAGCGGGCTTGCGCATTCGCTGACCCTGTCGGAGCCCCTGCGGCTGCGCCAATACGGCGAGAAGCAATATGCGCTGCGCGGCACGCCCACCGACTGCGTGATCATGGCGGTGCGCGAAGTGCTGCCCGGTCCGCCCGATCTGATTCTCTCCGGCATCAATTCAGGCGCCAACATGGCCGATGACGTCACCTATTCCGGCACCATCGCCGCCGCCATCGAGGGCACGCTCCAGGGTGTGCGCTCTATCGCGCTCAGCCAGGAGGGCATCTACGAGAACGGCCGCAGCTTCCCGTGGGAAGTCGGCGAGCGTCACGCCGTGGCCCTTCTGAAGAAGCTCATGACGCTGGAGCTGCCGAAAGGCACCTTCCTCAACGTCAATTTCCCGGCCTGCGCGCCGGAGGCGGTGAAGGGCACCAGGGTGACGACGCAGGGCAAGCTCGAATCGGGCCTGACGGTGGAAAAGCGTGCCGATGGCCGCGGTCTGCCCTATTACTGGCTCGGCTTCCGCGAGCGTCTCGCCGATTTCGATGCCGACAGCGATCTTGAGGCCGTGCACGACAACTACATCTCCGTCACGCCGCTGAAGCTCGACTTGACCGATTACGCGGTTCGCGACAGGATCACGAAAGCTCTCGGCAAATCGTGA
- the serS gene encoding serine--tRNA ligase: protein MLDIKWIRENPEALDKALAARGAEPLAEKIVELDEKRRSVVQRLQDMQSRRNAASKEIGAAMGRKDTETAEKLKAEVAEIKTTMPQAEEEERAASAALDALLAGIPNVPLADVPVGKDEADNVEVRQWGKKPGWNHPAKEHFEIGEALGGMDFERAAKLSGSRFTVLTGAFARLERALGQFMIDMHTGEHGYEEVSPPLLVRDTALYGTGQLPKFADDLFRASEDRWMIPTAEVPLTNLVAGEILPAEKLPLRYTALTYCFRSEAGSAGRDTRGMLRQHQFLKCEMVSITDAESSLDELERMTSAAEDVLKKLGLHYRVMALSTGDMGFSARKTYDLEVWLPGQNSYREISSCSVCGDFQARRMNARYRAKDEKQTTFVHTLNGSGVAVGRALIAVVENYLNEDGSVTVPEVLVPYMGGLTKIEAQG from the coding sequence ATGCTCGATATCAAATGGATTCGCGAAAACCCGGAGGCGCTCGACAAGGCGCTTGCTGCGCGCGGTGCCGAACCGCTCGCCGAAAAGATCGTCGAACTTGATGAGAAGCGCCGTTCCGTGGTTCAGCGTCTCCAGGACATGCAATCCCGCCGCAACGCCGCCTCGAAGGAAATCGGCGCGGCGATGGGCCGCAAGGATACGGAGACCGCGGAAAAGCTGAAGGCCGAGGTGGCCGAGATCAAGACCACCATGCCGCAGGCCGAGGAAGAGGAGCGGGCGGCGAGCGCCGCGCTTGACGCGCTGCTTGCCGGCATCCCCAATGTTCCGCTTGCCGATGTGCCGGTCGGCAAAGATGAGGCCGATAATGTCGAGGTCCGCCAGTGGGGCAAGAAGCCCGGCTGGAATCACCCGGCGAAGGAGCACTTCGAGATCGGCGAGGCCCTTGGCGGCATGGATTTCGAGCGGGCGGCGAAGCTTTCGGGCTCGCGCTTCACGGTGCTGACCGGCGCCTTTGCCCGACTGGAACGCGCGCTCGGCCAGTTCATGATCGACATGCACACCGGCGAGCACGGCTATGAGGAAGTCAGCCCGCCGCTTCTGGTGCGTGATACAGCCCTCTATGGAACGGGGCAGCTCCCGAAATTCGCCGACGATCTGTTCAGGGCCTCGGAGGATCGCTGGATGATCCCGACGGCCGAAGTGCCGCTCACCAATCTGGTGGCCGGTGAAATCCTGCCGGCAGAAAAGCTGCCGCTGCGCTACACCGCGCTCACCTATTGCTTCCGCTCGGAGGCGGGTTCTGCAGGGCGCGACACGCGCGGCATGCTGCGCCAGCACCAGTTCCTGAAGTGCGAGATGGTCTCGATCACCGATGCCGAATCATCGCTCGACGAGCTGGAGCGGATGACGTCGGCCGCCGAGGACGTGCTGAAGAAGCTTGGCCTGCATTATCGGGTGATGGCGCTTTCGACGGGTGATATGGGCTTTTCGGCCCGCAAGACCTACGACCTTGAGGTCTGGCTGCCGGGGCAGAACAGCTATCGCGAGATTTCGTCCTGCTCGGTTTGCGGCGATTTCCAGGCGCGGCGGATGAATGCGCGCTACCGGGCGAAGGACGAAAAGCAGACCACCTTCGTGCACACGCTGAACGGTTCCGGCGTCGCCGTCGGCCGTGCTCTGATCGCGGTTGTCGAGAACTACCTCAACGAGGATGGTTCCGTCACGGTGCCGGAGGTTCTGGTGCCCTATATGGGTGGCCTGACGAAGATCGAGGCACAGGGCTGA
- the tatC gene encoding twin-arginine translocase subunit TatC, with protein MSAGNDIEDKPQPLIEHLMELRRRLVWSLAAFFIGFLICFFFAKDLFNLLVLPYKWAVIWSGFDPEKMQLIYTAPQEFLFTQIKISFFGGLLIAFPVIAFQVYSFVAPGLYRNERSAFLPFLIASPVLFIIGGAIVYFFLIPMVMLFFLGMQQAPEGGEVAISLLPKVSEYLSLIMSLVLAFGLVFQLPVVTTLLTRAGLTNAKWLAKQRKFAIVIAFIVAAVLTPPDPLSQLGLALPTLLLYEVAIYAAKLVERGRKPETEETEAAEDDTV; from the coding sequence ATGAGTGCCGGCAACGATATCGAAGACAAGCCGCAGCCGCTGATCGAGCATCTGATGGAGCTGCGCCGGCGGCTGGTGTGGTCGCTCGCGGCCTTCTTCATCGGTTTCCTGATCTGTTTCTTCTTCGCCAAAGATCTCTTCAACCTGTTGGTTTTGCCCTATAAATGGGCCGTCATCTGGTCCGGCTTCGATCCGGAAAAGATGCAGCTCATCTACACCGCCCCACAGGAATTCCTGTTTACCCAGATCAAGATCTCATTTTTCGGCGGCTTGCTGATCGCCTTCCCGGTGATCGCCTTCCAGGTCTATTCCTTCGTTGCCCCCGGTCTTTACCGCAACGAACGGTCGGCCTTCCTGCCCTTCCTGATCGCGTCTCCCGTCCTGTTCATCATCGGTGGTGCGATCGTCTATTTCTTCCTGATCCCGATGGTGATGCTGTTCTTCCTCGGCATGCAGCAGGCGCCGGAAGGCGGCGAGGTGGCGATTTCTCTGCTGCCGAAGGTTTCGGAATATCTGAGCCTGATCATGTCGCTGGTGCTGGCCTTCGGGCTGGTGTTCCAGCTTCCCGTGGTCACGACGCTTTTGACGCGCGCCGGCCTCACCAATGCCAAGTGGCTCGCCAAGCAGCGCAAGTTTGCGATCGTCATCGCCTTCATCGTCGCCGCCGTGCTGACGCCGCCCGATCCGCTGTCACAGCTCGGCCTCGCGCTTCCCACCCTCTTGCTCTACGAAGTGGCGATCTATGCCGCCAAGCTGGTCGAGCGTGGCCGCAAGCCGGAGACCGAAGAGACGGAAGCAGCCGAAGACGATACAGTTTAA
- a CDS encoding peptidoglycan DD-metalloendopeptidase family protein, with protein MRISGMPEVGKATQGFMLVSALAVLAAGCSSESARFGGSPDTMTTGSVAPRPTYQQLVPPENVGGGGYQTAQTYGDPVVSRQPINTATTAGSGARMATTPVSVQSSSLPPPSQPVQTAALAQPANPSTTYSQPSVGAPSTLPSQTQDVATKRVMLRGDETLSQFAARNGVSEQDILSANGMTSASQVRPGQVLLVPMLTTQPGVAKTASQSQGLVPTTPQPAPTNTPDQRVAVLPTTPTTREGVQSSSATASRTNESGAGSAPQGGTYTVQSGDSLYKIAVANGVTVDALKAANGLSNTNIRIGQKLVIPTGAAPPQPVEPVQTAATPQSQPQTAAPQQQAAASDNPKPYQPPAVEQKAVVEEAAVRPDAGEAVPEGTGISTYRWPAKGAVVVSFGQADGDSISEGIDISVPAGTPIKAAENGVVVYADDGLSDYGNAILIRHDDGRVTVYGYAEQLNVKRGDSVQRGQTIAVSGMTGKAQRPMVHFEVRENTKAVDPMQYLNG; from the coding sequence ATGCGTATTTCTGGTATGCCGGAAGTCGGCAAGGCAACACAAGGTTTCATGCTCGTTTCGGCACTAGCCGTTCTGGCAGCCGGTTGCAGCTCCGAGAGCGCCCGTTTTGGGGGCAGTCCCGATACCATGACAACGGGCTCGGTGGCTCCGCGTCCCACTTATCAGCAGCTCGTTCCCCCGGAAAATGTCGGCGGTGGTGGCTATCAGACGGCGCAGACATACGGCGATCCCGTGGTCAGCCGTCAGCCGATCAACACCGCAACGACCGCCGGTTCCGGCGCGCGCATGGCGACAACGCCGGTTTCGGTGCAGAGCAGTTCACTGCCGCCGCCGAGCCAGCCGGTCCAGACCGCAGCGCTTGCCCAGCCGGCCAATCCCTCCACCACCTATAGCCAGCCTTCCGTTGGCGCACCGAGCACGCTTCCTTCGCAGACGCAGGATGTCGCGACCAAGCGGGTGATGCTTCGTGGCGACGAGACGCTTTCCCAGTTCGCCGCCCGCAACGGCGTTTCCGAACAGGATATCCTCAGCGCCAACGGCATGACCAGCGCCTCGCAGGTGCGGCCCGGCCAGGTTCTGCTTGTGCCGATGCTGACCACTCAGCCGGGTGTCGCCAAGACTGCCAGCCAGTCGCAGGGTCTCGTGCCGACGACGCCGCAACCGGCGCCGACGAACACGCCGGACCAGCGTGTCGCGGTTCTCCCGACGACACCGACAACCCGCGAGGGCGTGCAGTCTTCGAGCGCTACTGCATCGCGCACCAACGAGAGCGGTGCCGGCAGTGCGCCTCAGGGCGGTACCTATACGGTGCAGAGCGGCGACAGCCTCTACAAGATCGCGGTCGCCAACGGCGTCACGGTCGATGCGCTGAAGGCCGCGAACGGGCTTTCGAACACCAATATCCGCATCGGTCAGAAGCTGGTGATCCCGACCGGGGCCGCTCCGCCCCAGCCGGTCGAACCTGTGCAGACGGCCGCAACGCCACAGAGCCAGCCGCAGACTGCCGCGCCCCAGCAACAGGCCGCCGCCTCCGACAATCCGAAGCCCTATCAGCCGCCGGCCGTCGAACAGAAGGCCGTGGTCGAGGAGGCTGCCGTGCGCCCCGATGCCGGCGAGGCTGTCCCTGAAGGAACGGGAATTTCCACCTATCGCTGGCCCGCCAAGGGCGCCGTGGTGGTCAGCTTCGGCCAGGCGGATGGCGATAGCATCTCCGAGGGTATCGATATCTCGGTTCCCGCCGGAACCCCGATCAAGGCGGCGGAGAACGGCGTTGTCGTCTATGCCGATGATGGGCTTTCGGATTACGGCAATGCCATCCTGATCCGCCATGACGACGGCCGGGTGACGGTTTACGGCTATGCCGAGCAGCTGAACGTCAAGCGCGGCGACAGCGTCCAGCGCGGCCAGACCATCGCTGTCTCCGGTATGACCGGCAAGGCCCAGCGGCCGATGGTTCACTTCGAGGTCCGCGAAAACACCAAGGCTGTCGACCCGATGCAGTATCTGAACGGGTAA
- the tatB gene encoding Sec-independent protein translocase protein TatB, with protein sequence MLDIGWTELLVVAIVLIVVVGPRELPHVLRTFGKTMTQFRRMASDFRSQMDDALKEADMEDVSAAMRDVRKLNPANQLRDAMNPLRQTARDLQKDLKKSTSLETKVPSKADGPELPKTSYPTPGNAPKLDPVTIFDKVSKKEEAEDVALVSVRQEKSLVSRKPGFKPVARPVKSKSSGKRRGS encoded by the coding sequence GTGGCAATCGTGCTGATTGTCGTCGTCGGCCCGAGGGAGCTGCCCCACGTTCTCAGAACCTTCGGCAAGACGATGACGCAGTTCCGGCGCATGGCTTCGGACTTCCGGTCGCAGATGGATGACGCCTTGAAAGAGGCGGATATGGAAGATGTCTCGGCGGCCATGCGGGATGTGCGGAAGCTCAACCCCGCCAATCAGCTGCGCGACGCGATGAACCCCTTGCGGCAGACCGCGCGTGATCTTCAGAAAGATTTGAAGAAGTCGACCTCGCTCGAGACCAAGGTGCCGTCCAAGGCCGATGGTCCGGAACTTCCCAAGACCTCCTATCCCACACCCGGCAACGCGCCGAAGCTCGACCCCGTCACCATCTTCGACAAGGTCAGCAAGAAGGAAGAGGCTGAGGACGTCGCGCTGGTGTCCGTCCGCCAGGAGAAGAGTCTCGTCAGCCGCAAGCCGGGCTTCAAGCCCGTCGCGCGACCGGTCAAATCGAAGAGTTCCGGCAAGCGGAGGGGCAGCTGA
- a CDS encoding protein-L-isoaspartate(D-aspartate) O-methyltransferase, with the protein MATKLQEREGFAALVMQLRSSGVTNLDLLAAVEATPRSLFTPSHLTPYAYSGRSLPIECGAFMESADLAIRLLDLLRLKPGQRVLEVGTGSGYTAAIIGRIVERVLSVERYRTLTENARQRMSELGLRSVVLRQADGREGLSGEGTFDRIFYTVALPEIPRARVEQLVSNGVIMAPLLREGAPPLMVRMTRIGSRFERQDLFEVPYLAAERGVSKSL; encoded by the coding sequence GTGGCTACCAAGCTTCAGGAACGCGAGGGGTTCGCAGCCCTGGTCATGCAGCTCAGAAGCAGCGGCGTGACCAATCTCGATCTCCTGGCCGCCGTCGAGGCGACGCCGCGCTCGCTGTTCACCCCGTCGCATCTGACGCCCTATGCCTATAGCGGGCGCTCGCTTCCGATCGAATGCGGCGCCTTCATGGAAAGTGCCGATCTCGCCATCCGCCTCCTCGATCTCCTGCGGCTGAAGCCTGGGCAGCGGGTGCTGGAGGTGGGAACCGGTTCCGGTTACACTGCCGCCATCATCGGCCGCATCGTCGAGCGGGTTCTCAGCGTCGAGCGCTATCGCACGCTGACGGAAAATGCCCGCCAGCGGATGAGCGAGCTCGGCCTCAGGAGCGTGGTCCTGCGCCAGGCCGATGGCCGCGAGGGGCTGAGCGGCGAGGGCACCTTCGACCGCATCTTCTACACCGTCGCGCTTCCCGAAATTCCCCGTGCCCGTGTCGAGCAACTCGTCTCCAACGGCGTCATCATGGCGCCGCTGCTGCGCGAAGGCGCGCCGCCACTGATGGTGCGCATGACGCGGATTGGCAGCCGGTTCGAACGACAGGATCTGTTCGAAGTGCCTTATCTCGCAGCTGAGCGCGGCGTTTCCAAATCGCTCTGA